One genomic segment of Acidobacteriota bacterium includes these proteins:
- a CDS encoding MerC domain-containing protein — MKLSLAGVPSSAYLASGSRLTACAAAWCSLHCALTPFLIVVAPALALTESVERGVWVGNVFLGGVMLALGPARRNAAVVLTFAGGAALWAASLAGWLEPLPETMTSAAGSLTLAGALWRSARECEAGACAVCADEEHADRAG; from the coding sequence ATGAAGCTCTCTCTCGCGGGCGTCCCTTCAAGCGCGTATCTGGCCTCCGGATCGCGGCTGACGGCGTGCGCTGCGGCTTGGTGCAGCCTGCACTGCGCGCTCACCCCGTTCCTGATCGTGGTGGCGCCCGCGCTCGCGCTCACCGAAAGCGTCGAGCGAGGCGTTTGGGTCGGGAACGTCTTTCTCGGCGGGGTGATGCTCGCCCTGGGCCCGGCCCGCAGGAACGCGGCCGTGGTCCTCACCTTTGCCGGCGGGGCCGCGCTCTGGGCGGCCTCCCTCGCCGGTTGGCTCGAGCCGCTGCCCGAAACCATGACGTCGGCCGCCGGGAGCCTGACCCTCGCCGGCGCTCTGTGGCGGAGCGCCCGTGAGTGCGAAGCGGGCGCGTGCGCGGTATGCGCCGACGAGGAGCACGCGGATCGAGCCGGCTGA